One Myotis daubentonii chromosome 3, mMyoDau2.1, whole genome shotgun sequence genomic window carries:
- the HSPA13 gene encoding heat shock 70 kDa protein 13 — translation MAGEMTILGSAVLTLLLAGYLSQQYLPLPTPKVIGIDLGTTYCSVGVFFPGTGKVKVIPDENGHISIPSMVSFTDHDVYVGYESLELADSNPQNTIYDAKRFIGKIFTPEELEAEIGRYPFKVLNKNGMVEFSVTSNETITVSPEYVGSRLLLKLKEMAEEYLGMPVANAVISVPAEFDLKQRNSTIEAANLAGLKILRVINEPTAAAMAYGLHKADVFHVLVIDLGGGTLDVSLLNKQGGMFLTRAMSGNNKLGGQDFNQRLLQYLYKQIYQTYGFLPSRKEEIHRLRQAVEMVKLNLTLHQSAQMSVLLTVEEKDKKETPSSDTELSEDRLSPAGGHHVSSMFGAGLSEKKSGESQVLFETEISRELFDTLNEDLFQKILVPIQQVLKEGHLEKTEVDEVVLVGGSTRIPRIRQVIQEFFGKDPNTSVDPDLAVVTGVAIQAGIDGGSWPLQVSALEIPNKHLQKTNFN, via the exons ATGGCCGGAGAGATGACGATCTTAG GATCAGCTGTCTTGACTCTCCTGTTGGCTGGCTATTTGTCACAACAGTATTTACCATTGCCTACTCCTAAAGTGATTGGCATTGACCTTGGCACCACCTACTGCTCTGTTGGGGTGTTTTTTCCTGGCACAGGAAAAGTAAAGGTCATTCCAGATGAAAATGGCCATATCAGCATACCCAGTATGGTGTCTTTCACTGACCATGATGTTTATGTGGGATATGAAAGCTTAGAGCTGGCAGATTCAAATCCTCAGAACACAATATATGATGCCAAAAGATTCATAGGCAAGATTTTTACCCCAGAAGAGCTGGAGGCTGAGATTGGCAGATACCCATTTAAG gttttaaacaaaaatggaatGGTTGAGTTTTCTGTGACAAGTAATGAGACCATCACCGTTTCCCCAGAATATGTTGGCTCTAGACTACTATTGAaattaaaggaaatggcagaggaaTATCTTGGAATGCCAGTTGCCAACGCAGTTATTTCTGTACCTGCAGAATTTGATTTAAAACAGAGAAATTCAACAATTGAAGCTGCTAACCTTGCAG GACTGAAGATCTTAAGGGTAATAAATGAACCCACAGCGGCAGCTATGGCCTATGGTCTCCACAAGGCTGATGTCTTTCATGTCTTGGTGATAGATTTGGGCGGAGGAACTCTAGATGTGTCATTACTGAATAAGCAAGGAGGAATGTTTCTAACCAGGGCAATGTCAG gaAACAATAAACTTGGAGGACAGGACTTCAATCAGAGATTGCTTCAGTACTTATATAAACAGATCTATCAAACATATGGCTTCCTACCCTCTAGGAAAGAGGAAATTCACAGATTAAGACAAGCTGTGGAAATGGTCAAATTAAACCTGACTCTTCATCAATCTGCTCAGATGTCAGTGTTACTAACAGTAGAGGAAAAGGACAAGAAGGAAACTCCAAGCAGTGACACTGAACTGTCAGAGGACAGACTGTCCCCAGCAGGTGGCCACCATGTAAGCAGCATGTTTGGAGCTGGCCTTTCTGAAAAGAAAAGTGGAGAAAGTCAGGTTTTATTTGAAACAGAAATATCACGGGAGCTCTTTGACACCCTAAATGAagatctcttccagaaaatactGGTGCCCATTCAGCAAGTATTGAAAGAAGGCCACCTGGAAAAGACTGAAGTTGATGAGGTGGTATTGGTTGGGGGCTCTACTCGTATTCCTCGAATCCGTCAAGTCATTCAGGAGTTCTTTGGAAAGGATCCCAACACGTCTGTAGACCCTGACCTGGCAGTGGTGACGGGAGTGGCTATCCAAGCAGGGATTGATGGAGGTTCTTGGCCTCTTCAAGTCAGTGCTTTAGAAATTCCCAATAAGCATTTACAAAAGACCAATTTCAACTGA